A region from the Algoriphagus machipongonensis genome encodes:
- a CDS encoding acylneuraminate cytidylyltransferase family protein yields the protein MKIVAVIPARGGSKGVPGKNIKLLGGKPLLNYTAELALSSKLIDQVILSTDSEEIASVGRSAGIEVPFIRPSHLAEDATPTLPVIQHALDFLLKRGGQVDAVCLLEVTSPFRTIEFLEAAIQKFINSGADSLVSVLPVPATYNPHWVFEPNENDYLKIATGEEEIIPQRQALPKAYHRDGSIYLTKAAIVAGGSLYGKSMTYLENDPRATVNIDTMEDWEEAENLLSQNDATS from the coding sequence ATGAAGATCGTTGCGGTAATTCCTGCCAGGGGAGGCTCTAAGGGTGTTCCTGGGAAAAATATTAAGTTACTGGGAGGTAAGCCATTATTAAATTATACTGCAGAGCTGGCTTTGAGCTCGAAGCTTATAGACCAGGTCATCTTAAGTACAGATTCCGAAGAAATAGCAAGCGTTGGTAGAAGTGCTGGAATTGAAGTTCCTTTTATTAGACCATCTCATTTAGCAGAAGATGCCACTCCAACTTTACCTGTTATTCAGCATGCTTTGGATTTCTTATTAAAAAGAGGGGGTCAGGTGGATGCGGTTTGCTTATTGGAAGTAACATCTCCATTTAGAACTATTGAATTTCTGGAGGCGGCTATTCAGAAATTTATTAATTCGGGTGCTGATTCATTGGTGTCTGTTCTACCGGTTCCTGCCACCTATAATCCCCATTGGGTATTTGAACCCAATGAAAATGACTATTTAAAAATAGCAACAGGGGAGGAAGAGATAATTCCACAAAGACAAGCCTTGCCAAAAGCCTATCATCGTGATGGAAGTATTTACTTGACCAAAGCAGCAATAGTCGCAGGAGGATCCTTGTATGGCAAATCTATGACCTATTTAGAGAATGATCCAAGGGCTACTGTAAACATAGATACTATGGAAGATTGGGAAGAAGCAGAAAACCTGCTATCCCAAAATGATGCTACAAGTTAA
- a CDS encoding MraY family glycosyltransferase: MILSHLIVFLILLLLALVYQRLAIRFKIIDIPNNRSSHTIPTVRGGGILFPTAVILWWMAFDFQNTWMIIGILWVAAISLLDDLYSLSRSIRFGVQFLAVSLAFYDLDLFNQVSWMALPIFYFLALGTINAVNFMDGINGLTGLYSLVFMGSMLAVNVYTPIFDRELIQYEILAISVFLIFNFRKKAMMFAGDIGSITIAYLMIYFLTKWYLEVQSWTVLLFLLVYGADSMLTIIQRLLKKENVLKPHRLHLYQILANEGKNDHVLIAIFYAVLQIMVNFLLFLRYKTLPPDDLSVTVIVVFGLLYLSFKTYLRKKYKLL, translated from the coding sequence ATGATTCTCTCGCACCTCATAGTTTTTTTAATCTTATTATTATTAGCTCTGGTTTACCAGAGGTTAGCTATCAGGTTCAAAATCATAGACATACCTAACAACAGAAGTTCGCATACCATCCCCACGGTTAGGGGAGGAGGGATTCTTTTTCCAACTGCCGTCATCCTTTGGTGGATGGCTTTTGATTTCCAAAACACCTGGATGATTATTGGAATTCTCTGGGTAGCGGCGATTAGTTTATTGGACGATTTATATTCTTTGTCAAGAAGTATCAGGTTTGGAGTGCAGTTCCTAGCTGTTAGTTTGGCCTTTTATGATTTGGATTTATTTAATCAGGTATCCTGGATGGCACTGCCTATTTTTTATTTTCTGGCTTTGGGTACCATTAATGCCGTAAACTTCATGGATGGAATCAATGGCCTCACAGGCTTGTATTCCTTAGTGTTTATGGGGAGTATGCTTGCTGTGAATGTATACACTCCCATTTTTGATCGTGAGCTTATTCAATATGAAATTTTGGCAATCAGTGTTTTTCTGATTTTCAATTTTAGGAAAAAAGCAATGATGTTTGCCGGAGATATTGGAAGTATCACGATTGCTTACCTAATGATTTATTTCCTTACTAAATGGTATTTGGAAGTTCAATCATGGACAGTTCTATTGTTCTTGCTGGTATATGGGGCAGATTCCATGTTGACCATCATACAGAGATTGTTGAAGAAGGAAAATGTTTTAAAGCCCCATAGATTACATCTTTATCAGATTTTGGCAAATGAAGGGAAAAATGATCATGTTCTCATTGCAATATTTTACGCAGTGCTGCAGATCATGGTGAACTTTTTACTGTTTTTGCGCTACAAGACCCTACCACCGGATGATTTGTCGGTAACTGTGATTGTGGTTTTCGGTCTATTATACCTTTCTTTTAAGACCTACCTACGAAAAAAATACAAACTTCTCTAG
- a CDS encoding leucine-rich repeat domain-containing protein gives MIKNKVSIFIFLLLGLNFSSFGQNIKGYTPEEIKDFEGKVEDQVRFLEYLLNTVGNQETPARDKDVVIRESYLKIFRDAQVQVEDDLLMDRQVVTNKDVTAYLKDIEFFFNNVNFKFKIREVKPAQKDNGDVYFLVSLDRTITAAGKTGEEITNTKPRFVEVNLEDKSQELKIASIYTTKLSRDEELMEWWEILDTNWKAFFRDKFQLTEYDSIDVDQLYRFVGMDSLDISGTDSLLSLKPLEAMRELKYVNLSNTQITELGPISNVTFLQYLDVSNTPTSDIQFIKYSDRLKHLDISNTNIQNIDELANLKSLTSLRANYTPIMSFAVLNEFDSLKSLSMVESGFNNAENIKELNHLTDLNLSRNYLINFTALGDLSALEVLNLSETNIQDLSPLDSLENLEVVDLTSTQVADISVLDDKPNLVKVLVDQTKLSVFAADNYIRKNPKVLLIHHIKDLESWWSGLSDAWKETLKEANPQIRSNNPNVEILTQTIGLEELNMAGKGITTLNPITRFVKLRKVDFSDNEVADLIPLSEVKTLVEILGKNTQVSDISPIKNNELLESINLEGSPVTSIMDVLALPELTYLNVNGSQIMEEEVPEILIQKPTLNIVYRTDELFAWWEGLDNTWKVLLRRQNSTPENPDADQLHAMTGKSSLDFERVSVGNIEALTVFSNLRSLTIFDAPFMNVEPLSEMKLLKSLSISQVPVQDFSPISNLVSLESLDISNTGIEDLDPLENLINLKKLNISGTNLRTLKGLEGLISLEELDVASTNLRSLRPIQGLTNLKKLSCFNTRVNSRAVDSFKESVPDCEVRYY, from the coding sequence ATGATCAAGAATAAAGTATCCATATTCATTTTTCTTCTTCTTGGGCTGAATTTCAGTTCTTTTGGTCAAAACATCAAAGGATATACCCCAGAGGAAATAAAAGACTTTGAAGGGAAAGTTGAAGATCAGGTTCGTTTTTTAGAATACCTGCTCAATACTGTTGGTAATCAAGAAACCCCGGCAAGAGATAAAGATGTCGTCATCAGAGAAAGCTATCTAAAGATTTTCCGTGACGCTCAAGTCCAAGTGGAAGATGACCTTTTGATGGATAGGCAAGTGGTCACCAATAAAGATGTTACCGCCTACCTGAAGGATATTGAGTTCTTTTTTAATAATGTAAACTTTAAATTTAAAATCAGAGAGGTAAAACCTGCCCAAAAAGATAATGGGGATGTTTACTTTTTAGTTTCTCTGGATAGAACGATTACTGCCGCTGGCAAGACGGGAGAAGAAATCACCAATACCAAACCAAGGTTTGTAGAGGTGAACTTGGAAGATAAATCCCAAGAATTAAAGATTGCCAGCATTTACACCACCAAATTGAGTAGAGATGAAGAACTCATGGAATGGTGGGAGATTCTTGATACCAACTGGAAAGCATTTTTCAGAGATAAATTCCAATTGACAGAATATGATTCAATTGATGTGGATCAGTTGTACCGATTTGTAGGAATGGATTCCTTGGATATTTCGGGAACAGACTCCCTTTTAAGCCTCAAGCCATTGGAGGCTATGAGAGAATTGAAATATGTCAACTTAAGCAATACTCAGATTACCGAGTTGGGCCCTATTTCCAACGTAACTTTCCTTCAATACCTGGATGTATCTAATACCCCTACTTCAGATATTCAGTTTATTAAGTATTCGGATCGATTGAAACATTTGGATATCTCCAATACCAATATTCAGAACATTGATGAATTAGCCAATTTAAAGTCTTTAACTAGCCTTAGAGCTAATTATACACCCATCATGAGCTTTGCGGTTCTAAATGAATTTGATAGCCTCAAATCGCTTAGTATGGTGGAAAGCGGCTTTAATAACGCGGAGAATATCAAGGAACTGAATCATTTAACAGATTTGAATCTCAGTAGAAATTATTTGATCAATTTCACCGCCCTGGGAGATTTGAGTGCTTTGGAAGTGCTGAATTTATCTGAAACCAATATTCAGGATTTGAGCCCATTGGATAGTCTTGAAAATCTGGAAGTGGTAGACCTTACCTCAACTCAAGTGGCAGATATTTCTGTGTTGGACGACAAGCCTAATTTGGTGAAGGTATTGGTAGATCAGACAAAGCTTTCGGTCTTTGCAGCGGATAATTATATTAGAAAGAACCCAAAAGTACTTCTTATCCACCATATCAAGGATCTTGAGAGCTGGTGGTCTGGATTATCAGATGCCTGGAAAGAAACTCTAAAAGAGGCTAATCCTCAAATACGATCAAACAACCCTAATGTGGAAATTCTTACCCAGACCATTGGTTTGGAAGAATTGAATATGGCTGGAAAGGGAATTACAACTTTGAATCCGATTACGCGATTTGTCAAATTAAGAAAAGTGGATTTCTCTGATAATGAGGTGGCAGATTTGATTCCTTTATCCGAGGTAAAGACTTTGGTTGAGATTCTAGGTAAGAATACGCAGGTTTCTGATATTTCTCCTATCAAGAATAATGAACTCTTGGAAAGTATCAATCTGGAAGGCTCACCTGTAACAAGTATCATGGATGTTCTTGCCCTGCCTGAATTGACTTATCTAAATGTGAATGGTTCTCAGATTATGGAGGAAGAGGTTCCTGAAATATTAATTCAAAAACCTACTTTAAATATTGTTTATAGAACGGATGAGCTCTTTGCATGGTGGGAAGGACTGGATAATACCTGGAAGGTATTGTTACGTAGACAAAACTCTACACCAGAGAATCCAGATGCAGACCAGCTTCATGCCATGACAGGTAAGTCCTCCTTGGATTTTGAGAGAGTATCAGTCGGGAATATTGAGGCTTTAACAGTGTTTAGCAACCTTAGATCTTTGACAATTTTTGATGCTCCATTTATGAATGTAGAACCACTTTCTGAAATGAAACTCTTGAAGAGTCTGAGTATTTCTCAAGTGCCTGTTCAGGATTTTAGCCCAATCAGTAATTTGGTGTCATTGGAATCTCTAGATATTTCAAATACCGGTATTGAGGATTTAGATCCCCTGGAAAACCTGATTAATTTGAAAAAACTCAATATTTCAGGAACAAACTTGAGAACCTTGAAAGGATTGGAAGGACTGATATCTTTGGAAGAGTTGGATGTGGCTAGTACAAACCTACGTTCCTTGAGACCTATTCAAGGTCTTACTAACCTGAAAAAGCTTTCTTGCTTCAATACAAGAGTAAATAGCAGAGCCGTAGATAGTTTTAAAGAATCAGTTCCTGATTGCGAAGTCCGGTATTATTAA
- a CDS encoding four helix bundle protein, with translation MSSYKDLDIYQISLSLFLKTHPFTLKLPKHELYELGNQLRRSSDSVNTNIVEGYGRRSYKNDFIKFLVYSEASCLETISHLEKIKVLYPYLSQESEDLLNNYNLLGGKIHSFKEYVRSKWRC, from the coding sequence ATGAGTAGCTATAAAGATCTTGATATCTATCAGATTAGCCTAAGTCTATTTTTAAAAACTCATCCATTTACCTTAAAGCTTCCAAAGCACGAACTTTATGAATTAGGGAATCAACTCAGGCGATCTTCAGATTCAGTAAATACCAATATTGTAGAGGGATATGGCAGAAGGTCCTACAAAAATGATTTTATCAAATTTCTAGTTTATTCTGAGGCAAGCTGCTTAGAAACGATCAGCCATTTGGAGAAAATTAAAGTACTTTACCCTTACCTATCTCAGGAGTCTGAAGATCTTCTTAATAATTACAATTTGTTAGGGGGTAAAATTCATTCTTTTAAAGAGTATGTTAGATCAAAATGGAGATGTTAA
- a CDS encoding winged helix-turn-helix domain-containing protein — MLESLVTSKTRIKLLLKFFAHANSGYLRSLAKEFDESTNSVRVELNRLTEAGLLVSEEEGKTKLYKANKNHPFFNEITNMVSKFLGLDDLMERIVKRMGEVEKAYIVGDYALGIDSGTVNMILIGKNLDKEYLEFIKEKTFEKVNRKVDVKILENDPGDIQGILVFGK; from the coding sequence TTGCTCGAATCCCTCGTCACATCTAAAACCCGCATAAAACTTCTTCTCAAGTTCTTTGCTCATGCTAATTCAGGATACCTGCGTTCTTTGGCCAAAGAATTTGATGAGTCTACTAATTCTGTTCGCGTCGAACTCAATCGCTTGACAGAAGCAGGTTTATTGGTTTCTGAGGAAGAGGGGAAAACCAAGCTTTACAAAGCCAATAAAAACCATCCCTTTTTCAATGAAATTACCAATATGGTCTCCAAATTCCTCGGACTGGATGATTTGATGGAGAGAATCGTCAAAAGAATGGGAGAGGTGGAGAAGGCTTATATTGTCGGAGACTATGCATTAGGGATAGACTCCGGAACAGTCAATATGATCTTAATAGGTAAAAACCTGGATAAGGAATACCTGGAATTCATCAAAGAAAAAACCTTTGAAAAGGTCAATAGAAAAGTGGACGTAAAAATTCTGGAGAATGACCCGGGAGACATTCAAGGAATCTTGGTTTTTGGGAAATGA
- a CDS encoding ABC transporter permease yields MEQKQHYKVIQPTSGWQLIDFKELWRYKDLLYFLTLRGIKARYAQSVLGVAWAIIQPLFTTLVFTVVFGNLAKVDSDGIPYTLFSYLALWPWNYFSGTLTESANSLIQNANMITKVYFPRMVLPLSSILSKLLDFLIAFVVVIGMMIYYQVTPGWGLLFLPLLIVQLLMCSLGVGMTLSAMAVKYRDVKHALTFVVQLLLYAAPVVYSTTAVPAEYQKFYILNPMVGVIEGFRAAFLGRPMPWEWIWPGSIVAIILFVFGMMYFRRMERIFADVA; encoded by the coding sequence TTGGAACAAAAACAACATTATAAAGTAATTCAACCTACTTCAGGTTGGCAATTAATTGATTTTAAGGAGCTTTGGAGGTATAAGGACTTACTTTATTTCCTAACTCTTAGAGGTATAAAAGCTCGCTATGCCCAGTCAGTTTTAGGTGTGGCCTGGGCGATAATTCAACCATTATTTACAACGCTAGTCTTCACAGTTGTTTTTGGAAATCTGGCGAAAGTTGACTCAGATGGAATTCCATATACCCTGTTTTCCTACCTGGCACTTTGGCCCTGGAATTACTTTTCTGGAACACTTACCGAATCAGCAAATTCACTGATTCAAAATGCCAATATGATTACAAAGGTTTACTTTCCAAGAATGGTTTTGCCTTTGTCATCAATACTATCCAAACTACTTGATTTCTTGATTGCCTTTGTTGTGGTTATTGGGATGATGATTTATTATCAGGTGACGCCGGGATGGGGTTTATTGTTTTTACCATTGCTGATTGTTCAACTTTTGATGTGTAGCCTGGGAGTGGGAATGACTCTATCAGCGATGGCTGTAAAATACCGAGACGTGAAGCATGCTTTGACCTTTGTCGTCCAACTTTTACTTTATGCTGCTCCTGTGGTTTATAGTACAACCGCAGTTCCTGCAGAATATCAAAAATTCTATATTCTAAACCCCATGGTAGGTGTCATAGAAGGGTTCAGAGCTGCATTTCTTGGCCGCCCAATGCCATGGGAATGGATCTGGCCAGGCAGTATCGTAGCCATTATTCTCTTTGTTTTCGGCATGATGTACTTTCGCCGAATGGAACGAATTTTTGCTGACGTAGCATAA
- a CDS encoding endonuclease domain-containing protein, whose amino-acid sequence MHHRASPEIFRRAKELRMKLTPSENILWERIRANRLNDLHFRRQHPVSKYILDFYCHQYRLGIELDGEIHNKIDQKARDVAREEDLKALGIHILRFKNSFVIQETDEVLKLILVEIENLNKSL is encoded by the coding sequence ATGCATCACAGAGCTTCTCCAGAAATATTTAGACGAGCTAAAGAACTCCGGATGAAATTAACTCCTTCTGAAAATATATTGTGGGAGAGAATAAGAGCAAATAGGCTTAATGACCTACACTTCAGAAGGCAACATCCTGTTTCTAAGTATATCCTAGATTTCTATTGTCATCAATATCGCTTAGGAATAGAACTAGATGGGGAAATCCATAATAAAATAGACCAAAAAGCAAGAGATGTAGCAAGGGAGGAAGACTTAAAAGCTTTGGGGATCCACATCCTTAGATTCAAAAATTCTTTTGTAATTCAAGAAACAGACGAAGTTCTCAAACTGATTTTAGTGGAAATTGAAAATCTTAACAAGTCACTTTAA
- a CDS encoding class I SAM-dependent methyltransferase, with amino-acid sequence MYSDKDYIKPTYKIVGRFLSETLKYIQQGKPISEAIKGFPAYFHYCRKYKYPYEAEMPWINHFAFKKLESLIKPEMNVLEFGSGGSTMFLRNQVNSIYSIEHDAVWFQEVVKNCGNHPNVKLNLHIPEKENNENLPDEYKSVNGMYCEGLTFKDYAHAADHLPDESIDLLIIDGRVRPACLVQTLSKLKPGGILLFDNTERESYQATINKYLNGWKREKYQGVTVCYAFFTETSIFWKPNQ; translated from the coding sequence ATGTACTCAGACAAGGATTATATTAAACCTACCTATAAAATAGTAGGGAGGTTTTTGAGTGAAACTTTAAAATACATACAACAAGGAAAACCTATATCTGAAGCGATAAAAGGATTTCCTGCATACTTTCATTATTGTAGGAAATATAAATATCCCTACGAAGCTGAAATGCCCTGGATCAACCATTTTGCATTTAAAAAGTTGGAATCTTTGATAAAACCTGAAATGAATGTCTTGGAATTTGGCTCAGGAGGTAGCACCATGTTTTTGAGGAATCAAGTGAATAGCATTTATTCTATTGAACATGATGCAGTTTGGTTTCAGGAAGTCGTGAAAAATTGTGGTAACCATCCAAACGTAAAACTCAATTTGCATATCCCTGAAAAGGAAAATAATGAAAACCTCCCAGATGAATATAAAAGTGTAAACGGGATGTATTGTGAAGGTTTAACATTCAAGGATTATGCACATGCTGCGGATCATTTGCCTGATGAATCTATAGATTTATTGATTATTGATGGCAGGGTAAGACCGGCCTGCCTTGTTCAAACGCTATCCAAATTAAAACCAGGAGGAATTTTATTATTTGATAATACAGAGCGTGAATCTTATCAGGCCACCATTAATAAGTATTTAAATGGTTGGAAAAGAGAAAAATATCAGGGAGTGACCGTCTGTTATGCTTTTTTTACCGAGACCAGTATTTTTTGGAAGCCTAATCAATAA
- a CDS encoding glycosyltransferase family 2 protein, whose amino-acid sequence MVSAVVPVFNAEKTLKKSVESLLIQPEINEIFLVDDGSKDKSYSICLELADKYDLITVLHHPGKSNKGAPATRNLGLAHCKNKWIQFQDADDELLPGKIKKQLEYLDEESSFLVGTFLFQKDGKREFQNYLTDPWSGLLGIKFGITISNLWNGDLIKQIGGWRENLPNMQEYYLMFDLLRINSKVSYCPEALAVMKFRNNSITNAKNNKKAKQDNYFKYRKKVREYLESCNEFSLVRRHYYHISTGNNLSYHKPPFEVKINRLYYNLYKKMKEFKSVITYPS is encoded by the coding sequence ATGGTATCAGCTGTAGTTCCTGTTTTTAATGCGGAAAAGACATTAAAAAAATCTGTTGAATCTCTTTTGATTCAGCCAGAAATTAACGAGATATTTTTAGTTGATGATGGCTCAAAAGACAAATCTTATTCTATCTGCTTGGAATTAGCAGATAAATATGATCTCATTACTGTGTTACATCATCCAGGAAAAAGCAATAAAGGTGCTCCAGCTACAAGAAATCTAGGGCTTGCACATTGTAAGAATAAATGGATACAATTTCAGGATGCCGATGATGAACTCCTTCCTGGGAAAATTAAAAAGCAATTAGAATACCTTGATGAAGAAAGTTCTTTTTTAGTGGGCACTTTTTTATTTCAAAAAGATGGAAAAAGAGAGTTCCAAAACTACCTTACTGATCCATGGTCAGGTTTGTTGGGAATCAAATTTGGGATAACAATATCAAATCTGTGGAACGGTGATCTGATCAAGCAAATTGGGGGATGGAGAGAAAACCTACCAAACATGCAGGAATACTACCTGATGTTTGACCTACTAAGAATAAATTCTAAAGTTTCTTATTGCCCTGAAGCGCTTGCAGTAATGAAATTCAGAAATAATTCCATTACCAACGCCAAAAATAATAAAAAGGCTAAACAGGATAATTATTTTAAATACAGAAAGAAAGTAAGAGAATACCTGGAAAGTTGTAATGAGTTTTCATTGGTAAGAAGACACTATTATCATATCAGCACCGGAAATAATTTATCCTATCACAAACCTCCATTTGAGGTGAAAATCAACCGACTGTATTATAACCTCTACAAGAAGATGAAAGAGTTTAAATCAGTGATCACTTACCCATCCTGA
- a CDS encoding glycosyltransferase family 2 protein, whose product MLLSIISPVYRAENTLEDLISRIKQVLPEHKMEIILVDDFSPDNSWHKIEQLAEIHPEIRGVKLSRNFGQHYAITAGLDASKGDWVVVMDCDLQDRPEEIPNLLAKAQEGFDVVLARRKNRQDSFFKRISSKIFYRTLAWLTGSDQDETIANFGIYHRKVINEVVGMRESIRYFPTMVKWVGFRQSSIDVIHAGREEGNSNYGYKKLFNLALDIMLAYSDKPIRLTVKLGLLVALTGFLFALYTLLKYFQGDIIVAGYASLIISIWVLTGFLLVTLGMVGLYIGKTFEGVKKRPIYIIEKEI is encoded by the coding sequence TTGCTCCTCTCCATTATCTCTCCAGTTTACCGTGCAGAAAATACACTTGAAGATTTGATTTCAAGAATCAAGCAAGTTTTGCCTGAGCATAAAATGGAAATAATTTTGGTAGACGACTTTAGCCCGGATAATTCCTGGCATAAAATCGAGCAACTCGCAGAAATTCATCCAGAAATAAGAGGCGTTAAATTATCCCGGAATTTTGGACAGCATTATGCGATTACTGCTGGATTGGATGCTTCAAAAGGTGATTGGGTGGTAGTAATGGATTGTGATCTGCAAGATAGACCGGAAGAAATCCCAAACTTATTAGCAAAAGCGCAGGAAGGTTTTGATGTGGTATTGGCGAGAAGAAAGAACAGGCAAGACAGCTTTTTTAAAAGGATATCTTCTAAGATTTTCTATAGAACACTCGCATGGCTAACGGGTTCGGATCAGGATGAAACCATCGCTAATTTCGGAATCTATCATCGCAAAGTCATCAATGAGGTGGTAGGAATGCGAGAAAGCATCAGATACTTTCCTACCATGGTCAAGTGGGTTGGCTTTAGGCAAAGCAGTATCGACGTAATCCATGCAGGTAGGGAGGAAGGAAACAGTAATTATGGTTATAAAAAGCTGTTCAATTTAGCTTTAGATATCATGTTAGCCTATTCGGATAAACCAATTAGGCTGACGGTAAAGTTGGGGTTGCTTGTAGCTCTAACTGGCTTTTTATTTGCCTTATATACGCTCCTAAAATACTTTCAAGGCGATATTATCGTGGCAGGCTATGCAAGTCTCATAATTTCGATATGGGTTCTCACAGGATTTCTATTAGTGACACTGGGAATGGTTGGCTTGTACATTGGAAAAACCTTTGAAGGAGTAAAAAAACGACCTATTTATATTATTGAAAAGGAGATTTAA
- a CDS encoding FkbM family methyltransferase, which yields MNFIAVNVRNIFYKITKPIAHFFHLSITYRLPEKTIQGLIDKLHPRKSGHKLRRIGPNADGGYLVPDVLEGIKYCFSPGVDIESRFELELAEIGMQVFMADYSIEKPKIDHSNFHFLKKFLGSWDHGEFISLDTWVKESLPEGDNSDLILQMDIEGFEYECLFSISSQLLKRFRIIIIEFHGLDRLFDGAFYNQALRAFDKLLVNHTVVHNHPNNIFKPHKVKGIDLPVYSEFTFLRNDYVKDEGFVSTFPHPLDRDCTDKESYILPEMWYRKS from the coding sequence ATGAATTTTATCGCAGTCAATGTTCGAAATATTTTTTATAAAATCACAAAACCCATTGCACATTTTTTTCATTTATCGATCACATATAGACTGCCAGAAAAAACAATTCAAGGATTAATAGACAAACTCCACCCGAGGAAATCAGGACATAAATTACGGAGGATTGGACCTAATGCAGATGGTGGTTACCTAGTTCCAGATGTATTAGAAGGAATTAAGTATTGCTTTTCCCCTGGGGTTGATATTGAATCTAGGTTTGAATTAGAACTTGCCGAAATAGGTATGCAGGTTTTTATGGCTGATTACTCCATCGAAAAGCCGAAAATTGATCATTCTAATTTTCACTTTTTGAAAAAATTTCTTGGATCCTGGGACCATGGGGAATTTATAAGTTTAGATACCTGGGTCAAAGAAAGCCTGCCAGAGGGAGATAATTCCGACTTAATATTGCAAATGGATATTGAAGGTTTTGAGTATGAATGTCTTTTTTCTATTTCCTCCCAACTACTAAAACGCTTTCGAATCATCATCATAGAGTTTCATGGTCTCGACCGATTATTTGATGGGGCTTTTTACAATCAAGCATTAAGAGCTTTTGATAAGTTGCTGGTAAATCATACAGTTGTTCATAATCACCCAAATAATATTTTCAAGCCACATAAGGTTAAAGGTATAGATTTACCGGTCTATTCGGAATTTACTTTTTTGAGGAATGATTATGTGAAAGACGAAGGGTTTGTGTCTACTTTCCCTCATCCACTGGATCGGGATTGCACGGATAAAGAGAGTTATATACTTCCTGAGATGTGGTATAGAAAGAGTTAA
- a CDS encoding GNAT family N-acetyltransferase: MDAASEFQLVYIFSDSPQEFQSSEIQFMGEKVTFKKLLSQPNQVDDIQVFNSTLNQQIASLALESGKYSRFKKDARLNLKEFENLYQHWIEKAIDEDIVLTNKSLTAMVTISVEEKEASIGLLAVNEKEREKGLARQLVQSAENRAIHLGADRMLINTQEQNIAACNLYKSMGYEVAERVFIYHYYNTASLR; this comes from the coding sequence TTGGATGCTGCATCAGAATTCCAACTCGTCTATATTTTTTCTGATTCTCCTCAGGAGTTTCAGAGTTCGGAGATTCAATTTATGGGAGAGAAGGTCACTTTTAAGAAGTTATTGAGTCAACCAAATCAGGTAGATGATATTCAGGTTTTCAACTCTACATTAAACCAACAAATTGCATCTTTGGCATTGGAGAGCGGTAAATATTCCCGGTTTAAAAAGGATGCCCGCTTAAACCTAAAGGAGTTTGAAAACTTATACCAGCACTGGATAGAAAAAGCCATTGACGAGGATATTGTCCTTACCAATAAAAGCTTGACTGCCATGGTGACAATTTCAGTGGAGGAAAAAGAAGCCAGCATAGGCTTATTGGCGGTGAATGAAAAGGAGAGAGAAAAAGGACTTGCCCGCCAACTCGTACAGTCAGCAGAAAATAGAGCTATTCATTTGGGAGCTGACAGGATGTTAATCAATACTCAGGAGCAGAATATCGCAGCATGTAATCTCTACAAATCCATGGGATACGAGGTTGCAGAAAGGGTATTTATTTATCATTATTATAATACAGCTTCCCTGAGATAA